Proteins from a genomic interval of Helicobacter pylori Shi112:
- a CDS encoding vacuolating cytotoxin domain-containing protein, with amino-acid sequence MKKFKKKPKSIKRSHQKTILKRPLWLAPLLISGFASGVYANNLWDLLNPKVGGEYVHWVKGSQYCAWWEFAGCLKNVWGANHKGYDAGNAANYLSSQNYQAIFVGSGNETGTYSLSGFTNYVGGNLTINLGNSVVLDLSGSNSFTSYQGYNQGKDDVSFNVGAINLNGALEVGNRVGSGAGTHTGTATLNLNANQVNINSNISAFKTSQVNIGNANSVITIGSVSLSGDTCSSLTRVGVGANCSTSGPSYSFKGITNATNTAFSNASGSFTFEENAAFSGAKLNGGTYTFNKGFSATNNTAFNSGSFNFKGASSFNGATFNNATYTFNNQATFQNSSFNGGTFTFNNQTNQTNSAQHPQILFENSSFSGNATTLKGFVDFQQAFNNSSHQLTAQNASFNGANFNNTGKITIEKEVSFNNTTFNTSINTSNMTITGSVTLSGKNDLKNGSTLDFGSSQVTLTQGTTFNLTSLGDKNSVTILNSSGGITYNNLLNHALNSLTNALKTSENSSDPQNFAQGLWDMITYNGVTGQLLSANIVASKVADSSLSKSSTNPTKVYQVGYKIGDIIYKLQETFSHNSIIIQALESGTYTPPPVISGSKFDLSASNYIDSNMPWYDHKSYIPKSQNFTESGTYYLPSVQIWGSYTNSFKQTFSASGSNLVIGYNSTWTDHNVSSSDTVSFGDTSGSALNGHCGPWPYYQCTGTTDGAYSAYHVYITANLRSGNRIGTGGAANLIFNGVDSVNIANATITQHNAGIYSSSMTFSTQSMDNSQNWNGLNPNGTLSVYGATFTNQAKDGKFIFNAGKAVFENTNFNGGSYQFSGDSLNFSNNNQFNSGSFEISAKNASFNNANFNNSASFNFNNSNATTSFVGDFTNANSNLQIAGNAVFGNSNNGSQNNANFNNTGSVNISGNATFDNVVFNSPTNMSVKGQVALNNITLKNLNAPLSFGDGTITFNAHSVINIGEAITNGNPITLVSSSKEIEYNNAFSKNLWQLINYQGHGASSEKLVSSVGNGVYDVVYSFNNQTYNFQEIFSPNSISIRRLGVGMVFDYMDMEKSDHLYYQNALGFMTYMPNSYNNNLGDSNNTIYYYDKSIDFYASGKTLFTKAEFSQTFTGQNSAIVFGAKSIWTNASDAPQSNTIIRFGDNKGAGSNDASGHCWNLQCIGFITGHYEAQKIYITGSIESGNRISSGGGANLNFNGLQGILLTNATLYNRAAGTQSSSMNFTSKSVNIQAQNSYFIDDTAQNGGNPNFSFNALNLDFSNSSFRGYVGQTQSVFKFNASNAINFTNSTNLSSGLYQMQAKSVSFDNSNLSVSVGTSSIKANAINLSQNASINASNHSTLELQGGLNLNDTSSLNLNQSVINVSNNATINDYASLIVNDGSRLNFNGTTNFNSANITTSLNHSSIVFKGAISLGGQFNLSNNSSLDFQGSSAITSNTAFNFYDNAFSQSPITFHQALDIKASLSLGGNLLNPDNSSVLNLKNSQLVFSDQGSLNIANIDLLSDLNDNKNRVYNIIQAGMNNNWYERINFFGMRINDGVYDAINQTYSFTNPLNNALKITESFKDNQLSVTLSQIPGIKNTLYNISSEVFNYQKVYNNANGMYSYSDDAEGVFYLTSNVKGYYSPNQSYQASGSNNTTKNNNLTSDSSVISQTYNAQGNPISALHVYNKGYNFNNIKALGQMALKLYPEIKKILGNDFSLSSLSALNSNALNQLTKLITPNDWKNINELIDNANNSVVQNFNNGTLIVGAAKIGQTNANSAVVFGGLGYQKPCDYTDIVCQKFRGTYLGQLLESSSADLGYIDTTFNAKEIYLTGTLGSGNAWGTGGSASVTFNSQTSLVLNQANIVSSQTDGIFSMLGQEGINKVFNQAGLANILGEVAMQSINKAGGLGNLIADMLGSNSVIGGHLTPEQKNQTLSQLLGQNNFDNLMNDSGLNVAIKDLIRQKLGFWTGLVGGLAGLGGIDLQNPEKLIGSMSINDLLSKKGLFNQITGFISANDIGQVISVVLQDIVKPSSALQNDVAALSKQMIGEFLGQDTLNSLESLLQNQQIKSVLDKVLAAKGLGPIYEQGLGDLMPNLGKKGLFAPYGLSQVWQKGDFNFNAQGNVFVQNSTFSNANGGALSFNAGNSLIFAGNNHISFTNHAGALNLLSNQVSNINITTLNVSNGLKINAANNNVSVSQGNLFINASCAGQSDSTTANIANPCALSAQSANGASSSNASNNAQIALNNNDESLMVTANDFNFSGNIYANGVVDFSKIKGSANIKNLYLYNNAQFQANNLIISNQAVLEKNASFMANNLNIQGAFNNNATRKIEVLQNLTIASNASLSTGIYGLEVGGALNNFGAIHFNLENIQTPTPLIQAEGIINLNTTQTPFMNVNNSMANNTTYTLLKSSRYIDYNINPNSLQSYLNLYTLININGNRIEEKNGVLTYLGQRVLLQDKGLLLSVALPNSNNAHQNNILSLSVLHNQIKMSYGDKVMDFTPPTLQDYIVGIQGQSALNQIEAVGGNNAIKWLSTLMMETKENPLFAPIYLKNHSLNEILGVAKDLLNTASLISNPNFRNNATNLLELASYTQQTSRLTKLSDFRAREGESDFSERLLELKNKRFSDPNPSEVFAKYSQPNKHPNNLWVQGIGGASFISGGNGTLYGLNVGYDRLVKNVILGGYVAYGYSGFNGNIMHSLANNVDVGMYARAFLKRNEFTLSANETYEGNASNINSSNPLLSVLNQRYSYNTWTTSVNGNYGYDFMFKQKSVVLKPQVGLSYHFIGLSGMKGKMNDAAYKQFLMHSNPSNESVLTLNMGLESRKYFGKNSYYFVTARLGRDLLIKSKGGNMVRFVGENTLLYRKGEVFNTFASVITGGEMHLWRLVYVNAGVGLKMGLQYQDINITGNVGMRVAF; translated from the coding sequence ATGAAAAAATTTAAAAAGAAACCAAAAAGTATAAAACGATCGCATCAAAAAACAATCTTAAAGCGTCCTTTATGGCTTGCACCTTTACTAATCAGTGGGTTTGCTAGTGGGGTGTATGCGAATAATCTGTGGGATTTGTTAAACCCAAAAGTGGGGGGTGAGTATGTGCATTGGGTTAAGGGCAGTCAGTATTGCGCATGGTGGGAATTTGCAGGGTGTTTAAAGAATGTGTGGGGGGCAAATCATAAAGGCTATGATGCTGGAAATGCCGCTAACTATTTATCTTCTCAAAACTATCAAGCTATTTTTGTGGGTAGCGGGAATGAAACGGGGACTTATAGTTTAAGCGGTTTTACCAATTATGTTGGGGGCAATCTCACGATCAATCTAGGCAATAGCGTCGTTTTAGATTTGAGCGGTTCTAATAGTTTCACTTCGTATCAAGGTTATAATCAAGGCAAAGATGATGTAAGCTTTAATGTTGGCGCAATCAATTTAAACGGTGCTTTAGAAGTGGGCAATCGTGTGGGATCTGGAGCTGGCACGCACACCGGCACAGCCACTTTAAACTTGAACGCTAATCAGGTCAATATCAATTCTAATATCAGCGCGTTTAAAACTTCGCAAGTGAATATAGGCAATGCTAACAGCGTTATTACTATCGGTTCGGTTTCTTTGAGTGGGGATACTTGCAGTTCTTTAACTAGGGTTGGCGTAGGGGCTAATTGCTCCACTTCTGGGCCTAGCTATTCTTTTAAAGGGATAACTAACGCTACTAATACGGCTTTTAGCAATGCAAGCGGCAGTTTCACTTTTGAAGAGAACGCCGCTTTTAGCGGGGCGAAATTGAATGGGGGGACTTATACTTTCAATAAAGGATTTAGCGCTACCAATAATACCGCCTTTAATAGCGGCAGTTTTAATTTTAAAGGCGCAAGTTCCTTTAATGGCGCGACTTTCAACAACGCTACATACACTTTTAATAATCAAGCCACTTTCCAAAACAGCTCCTTTAATGGGGGGACTTTTACTTTCAATAACCAAACCAATCAAACTAACAGCGCTCAGCACCCCCAAATTTTGTTTGAAAACAGCTCTTTTAGTGGTAATGCTACCACTCTTAAGGGCTTTGTGGATTTCCAGCAAGCCTTTAACAATTCAAGCCACCAATTGACGGCGCAAAACGCTTCCTTTAATGGCGCCAATTTTAACAATACCGGTAAAATCACCATAGAAAAGGAGGTAAGTTTTAACAACACGACTTTTAACACTTCTATTAATACAAGCAACATGACCATTACCGGTAGCGTTACTCTAAGCGGTAAGAACGATTTGAAAAATGGCTCAACCCTTGATTTTGGGAGTTCTCAAGTTACCCTCACTCAAGGCACGACTTTCAACCTCACAAGTTTAGGGGATAAAAATAGCGTAACGATTTTAAATTCCAGCGGTGGGATCACTTATAATAATCTTTTAAACCATGCGCTCAATAGCTTGACAAACGCCTTAAAAACGAGCGAAAACTCTTCAGATCCGCAAAATTTCGCTCAAGGTTTGTGGGACATGATCACTTACAATGGGGTTACCGGACAGCTTTTGAGCGCAAACATTGTGGCCTCTAAAGTCGCTGACTCTTCGCTCTCTAAATCCTCTACAAACCCTACAAAAGTCTATCAAGTGGGCTACAAAATAGGGGATATTATCTACAAACTGCAAGAAACTTTTAGCCATAATTCCATTATTATTCAAGCTTTAGAGAGCGGGACTTACACGCCACCCCCTGTTATTAGCGGCTCCAAATTTGACTTATCCGCTTCAAATTATATTGATTCTAACATGCCTTGGTATGATCATAAATCTTACATCCCTAAATCCCAAAATTTTACAGAGAGCGGGACTTATTACTTGCCGAGCGTTCAAATATGGGGGAGCTATACCAACTCGTTCAAACAAACCTTTAGCGCAAGTGGTAGTAATCTGGTGATTGGGTATAATTCAACATGGACTGATCACAATGTTTCTTCTAGCGACACGGTGTCTTTTGGGGACACTTCAGGGAGCGCTCTTAATGGGCATTGCGGGCCTTGGCCATACTATCAATGCACAGGCACGACTGATGGCGCTTATAGCGCTTATCATGTGTATATCACAGCGAATCTGCGTTCTGGCAATCGTATAGGCACGGGTGGGGCAGCTAATCTAATCTTTAATGGGGTAGATAGCGTCAATATCGCTAACGCTACCATCACGCAACATAACGCCGGGATTTATTCAAGCTCTATGACTTTTTCCACGCAAAGCATGGATAATTCGCAGAATTGGAATGGTCTAAATCCTAACGGCACGCTTTCAGTGTATGGTGCAACTTTCACTAATCAAGCCAAAGACGGGAAATTCATTTTCAATGCAGGGAAAGCGGTTTTTGAAAACACCAACTTTAATGGAGGGAGTTATCAATTCAGCGGCGATAGCTTGAATTTTTCAAATAACAACCAGTTCAATAGCGGTTCGTTTGAGATTAGCGCAAAAAACGCTTCGTTTAATAACGCTAACTTTAACAATAGCGCTTCTTTTAATTTCAATAATTCTAACGCAACCACTTCGTTTGTGGGGGATTTCACTAACGCTAATTCAAATTTGCAAATCGCCGGGAACGCTGTTTTTGGGAACTCTAATAATGGCTCTCAAAATAACGCTAATTTCAATAATACCGGCTCTGTTAATATTTCAGGGAATGCAACTTTTGATAATGTGGTTTTTAATAGCCCTACGAACATGAGCGTGAAAGGGCAGGTTGCTTTAAATAATATCACTTTAAAAAATCTAAACGCCCCTTTGTCTTTTGGCGATGGGACAATTACTTTTAACGCTCATTCTGTTATTAATATTGGTGAAGCTATTACTAATGGCAACCCTATCACCCTTGTAAGCTCTTCTAAAGAAATTGAATACAACAACGCTTTTAGTAAAAATCTATGGCAGCTCATCAACTACCAAGGGCATGGGGCAAGTAGTGAAAAACTCGTTTCTAGCGTGGGTAATGGCGTTTATGATGTGGTGTATTCTTTCAATAACCAAACCTATAATTTCCAAGAGATTTTTTCACCAAACAGCATTTCTATCCGGCGTTTGGGTGTTGGCATGGTGTTTGATTATATGGATATGGAAAAATCGGATCATTTGTATTATCAAAACGCTCTCGGTTTTATGACCTACATGCCTAATAGCTATAACAATAATTTAGGGGATTCAAACAACACCATTTACTATTACGACAAGAGCATTGATTTTTATGCGAGCGGGAAAACTTTATTCACTAAGGCGGAATTTTCTCAAACATTCACTGGGCAAAACAGCGCGATCGTTTTTGGGGCTAAAAGCATATGGACGAATGCAAGCGATGCACCACAATCCAATACAATCATTCGCTTTGGGGACAATAAGGGGGCAGGGAGTAATGATGCGAGCGGGCATTGCTGGAATTTGCAATGCATAGGCTTTATTACAGGGCATTATGAAGCGCAAAAGATTTACATCACCGGCAGCATTGAAAGCGGGAATCGCATTTCTAGCGGTGGGGGCGCGAACCTTAATTTTAACGGGCTTCAAGGCATTCTTTTAACGAACGCGACTTTGTATAACCGCGCCGCTGGCACGCAAAGCTCGTCTATGAATTTTACCTCTAAGAGCGTGAACATTCAGGCTCAAAACTCCTATTTTATAGACGATACCGCGCAAAATGGAGGCAACCCTAATTTCAGTTTCAACGCTTTGAATCTGGATTTTTCTAACAGCTCTTTTAGGGGCTATGTGGGGCAAACGCAATCTGTTTTTAAATTCAATGCCTCCAATGCGATTAATTTCACCAACAGCACGAATTTAAGCTCTGGTTTGTACCAAATGCAAGCTAAAAGCGTGTCGTTTGACAATTCCAATTTAAGCGTTTCAGTGGGGACAAGCAGTATTAAAGCCAATGCGATCAATCTTTCTCAAAACGCCTCTATCAATGCGAGCAACCATTCAACCCTAGAGCTTCAAGGCGGTTTGAATTTGAACGACACCAGCTCGCTCAACCTCAACCAAAGCGTCATTAATGTTTCCAATAACGCCACGATCAACGATTATGCGAGTTTGATTGTGAATGATGGCTCACGCCTTAATTTTAATGGGACAACCAATTTTAATTCAGCGAATATCACTACGAGTTTGAATCATTCTTCTATCGTGTTTAAGGGAGCGATCTCTTTAGGAGGGCAGTTTAATTTAAGCAATAACTCTTCTTTAGATTTTCAAGGCTCTAGCGCTATCACTTCTAACACGGCGTTTAATTTCTACGATAACGCTTTTTCTCAAAGCCCCATTACTTTCCATCAAGCCCTTGACATTAAAGCGTCCTTAAGTTTGGGAGGCAACCTCTTAAACCCTGACAACAGCAGCGTGCTGAATTTAAAAAACAGCCAGCTTGTTTTCAGCGATCAAGGGAGTTTGAATATCGCTAACATTGATTTACTAAGCGATCTAAACGATAATAAAAATCGTGTGTATAACATCATTCAAGCGGGTATGAACAATAATTGGTATGAGCGTATCAACTTCTTTGGCATGCGCATCAATGATGGGGTCTATGATGCTATTAACCAGACTTATAGTTTCACTAACCCTCTCAATAACGCCCTAAAAATCACCGAGAGCTTTAAAGACAACCAACTAAGCGTTACGCTCTCTCAAATCCCGGGTATTAAAAACACGCTTTATAACATTAGCTCTGAAGTCTTTAACTACCAAAAAGTTTATAACAACGCTAATGGCATGTATTCTTATAGTGATGACGCAGAAGGCGTGTTTTATCTCACGAGCAATGTGAAAGGCTATTATAGCCCTAACCAATCCTATCAAGCCAGCGGTAGCAATAACACCACAAAAAATAATAATCTAACCTCTGATTCTTCTGTCATCTCGCAAACTTATAACGCGCAAGGCAACCCTATTAGCGCGTTGCATGTCTATAACAAGGGCTATAATTTCAACAATATCAAAGCGTTAGGGCAAATGGCTCTCAAACTCTACCCTGAAATCAAAAAGATATTGGGGAATGATTTTTCGCTCTCAAGTTTGAGCGCTTTAAACTCTAATGCGCTAAACCAGCTTACCAAACTCATCACGCCTAACGATTGGAAAAACATTAACGAGTTGATTGATAACGCAAATAATTCGGTGGTGCAAAATTTCAATAACGGCACTTTGATTGTGGGAGCGGCTAAAATAGGGCAAACAAACGCCAATAGCGCGGTTGTTTTTGGGGGATTAGGCTATCAAAAGCCTTGCGATTACACCGATATTGTGTGCCAAAAATTTAGAGGCACTTATTTGGGGCAGCTTCTAGAGTCTAGCTCGGCTGATTTGGGCTATATTGACACGACTTTTAACGCTAAAGAAATTTATCTTACCGGCACTTTAGGGAGCGGGAACGCATGGGGGACTGGGGGGAGCGCTAGCGTAACTTTTAACAGCCAAACTTCGCTCGTTCTCAACCAGGCTAATATCGTAAGCTCGCAAACCGATGGGATTTTTAGCATGCTGGGTCAAGAGGGTATTAATAAGGTTTTCAATCAAGCCGGGCTCGCTAATATTTTGGGCGAAGTGGCGATGCAATCCATTAACAAAGCCGGGGGATTAGGGAATTTGATAGCGGATATGCTAGGGAGTAATAGCGTGATTGGAGGGCATTTAACGCCTGAACAAAAAAATCAAACCCTAAGCCAGCTTTTGGGGCAGAATAACTTTGATAATCTCATGAACGATAGCGGTTTGAATGTAGCGATTAAGGATTTGATCAGACAAAAATTAGGCTTTTGGACCGGGCTAGTGGGGGGATTAGCCGGGTTGGGGGGCATTGATTTGCAAAACCCTGAAAAGCTTATAGGGAGCATGTCAATCAATGATTTATTGAGTAAAAAAGGGTTGTTCAATCAGATCACCGGCTTTATTTCCGCTAACGATATAGGGCAAGTGATAAGCGTGGTGTTGCAAGATATTGTCAAACCGAGTAGCGCTTTACAAAACGATGTAGCGGCTTTAAGCAAACAAATGATTGGCGAATTTTTAGGCCAAGACACGCTCAATTCTTTAGAAAGCTTGTTGCAAAACCAGCAGATTAAAAGCGTTTTAGACAAAGTCCTAGCGGCTAAAGGCTTAGGGCCTATTTATGAACAAGGCTTGGGGGATTTGATGCCTAATCTTGGTAAAAAAGGGCTTTTCGCTCCTTATGGCTTGAGTCAAGTGTGGCAAAAAGGGGATTTTAATTTCAATGCGCAAGGCAATGTTTTTGTGCAAAATTCCACTTTCTCTAACGCCAATGGAGGCGCGCTTAGTTTTAACGCAGGAAATTCGCTCATTTTTGCCGGAAACAATCATATTTCATTCACTAACCACGCTGGAGCGCTCAATTTATTGTCCAATCAAGTTTCTAACATTAACATCACTACGCTTAATGTTAGCAACGGCCTCAAGATTAACGCCGCTAATAATAATGTTTCTGTGTCTCAAGGCAATCTGTTCATCAACGCTAGTTGTGCGGGACAAAGCGATTCAACTACAGCTAACATTGCAAACCCTTGCGCGCTTAGCGCCCAAAGTGCAAATGGCGCTTCTTCTAGTAATGCGTCAAATAACGCGCAAATCGCCTTGAACAATAACGATGAAAGCTTGATGGTTACGGCGAATGATTTCAATTTTTCAGGCAATATTTACGCTAACGGGGTGGTGGATTTTTCAAAGATTAAAGGCTCTGCAAACATTAAAAACCTGTATCTTTACAACAACGCTCAATTCCAAGCCAACAACCTTATTATTTCCAATCAAGCGGTGTTAGAAAAAAACGCCAGCTTTATGGCCAATAATTTAAACATTCAAGGGGCGTTTAACAACAACGCCACGCGCAAAATAGAGGTGCTTCAAAATTTAACGATCGCTTCAAACGCTTCTTTAAGCACTGGGATTTATGGGTTAGAAGTGGGGGGGGCTTTGAATAATTTTGGAGCGATCCATTTTAATTTAGAAAATATTCAAACGCCAACGCCGCTCATTCAAGCAGAAGGGATCATTAATCTCAACACCACCCAAACGCCTTTTATGAATGTCAATAACAGCATGGCGAATAACACGACTTACACTTTATTGAAAAGCAGCCGTTACATTGATTACAATATCAACCCCAACAGCTTGCAATCGTATTTGAATCTCTATACCTTAATCAATATCAACGGGAACCGCATAGAGGAAAAAAACGGCGTATTGACTTATTTGGGCCAACGGGTTTTGTTGCAAGATAAGGGGTTATTATTGAGCGTAGCGTTGCCTAACTCAAACAACGCCCATCAAAACAACATTTTAAGCCTTTCTGTCCTTCATAACCAGATTAAAATGTCTTACGGCGATAAAGTGATGGATTTTACCCCCCCTACTTTACAAGATTACATTGTGGGCATTCAAGGGCAAAGCGCGCTAAATCAAATTGAAGCTGTTGGGGGGAATAACGCTATCAAGTGGCTTTCAACATTGATGATGGAGACTAAAGAAAACCCGCTTTTTGCGCCGATTTATTTAAAAAACCACTCTTTGAATGAAATCTTAGGCGTGGCTAAAGATCTTTTAAACACCGCAAGCTTGATTTCTAACCCTAATTTTAGGAATAACGCTACCAACCTTTTAGAATTGGCGAGTTACACCCAACAAACCAGCCGTTTAACAAAACTCTCTGATTTTAGGGCTAGAGAGGGAGAGTCTGATTTTTCTGAACGCTTGTTAGAGCTTAAAAACAAGCGTTTTAGCGATCCTAACCCTAGCGAAGTTTTTGCCAAATACTCACAACCCAACAAACACCCAAATAACCTTTGGGTTCAAGGGATTGGTGGAGCGAGCTTTATTTCTGGGGGCAATGGCACGCTTTATGGCTTGAATGTGGGCTATGATCGGTTGGTTAAAAATGTGATCCTTGGGGGTTATGTGGCTTATGGGTATAGCGGTTTTAATGGGAATATCATGCATTCTTTGGCTAATAATGTGGATGTGGGGATGTATGCGAGGGCTTTCTTAAAAAGAAACGAATTCACTTTGAGCGCGAATGAAACTTATGAGGGCAATGCAAGCAATATCAATTCTTCTAATCCCTTGCTTTCTGTGTTGAACCAACGCTATAGTTATAATACCTGGACAACGAGCGTGAATGGGAATTACGGCTATGATTTCATGTTCAAGCAAAAAAGCGTGGTGTTAAAACCTCAAGTGGGCTTGAGCTATCATTTTATAGGCTTGAGTGGGATGAAGGGCAAAATGAATGATGCCGCTTACAAACAATTTCTCATGCATTCAAACCCCTCTAACGAATCGGTTTTAACGCTCAACATGGGGTTGGAGAGCCGTAAATATTTTGGTAAAAATTCTTATTATTTTGTAACGGCGAGGTTGGGTAGGGATCTTTTGATCAAATCTAAAGGCGGCAATATGGTGCGTTTTGTGGGCGAAAACACTTTATTGTATCGCAAGGGGGAAGTTTTTAACACTTTTGCGAGCGTGATTACAGGGGGCGAAATGCATTTGTGGCGTTTGGTGTATGTGAATGCGGGGGTGGGGCTTAAGATGGGCTTGCAATACCAAGACATTAATATAACCGGGAATGTGGGCATGCGAGTGGCGTTTTAG